A region of Leifsonia xyli DNA encodes the following proteins:
- a CDS encoding amidohydrolase encodes MDLEALYRDLHAHPELAFTEHRTAGIVADNLTELGLEVHTGIATTGVVGVLRNGDGPTVLLRADMDALPVREQTGLPWASTETVTDAAGNTVPLMHACGHDIHITCLLGAVESLNASRSEWSGTLIALFQPAEEHGGGAQVMVDDGLYVKIPVPDVVLGQHVLPAPAGMVGAHPGAAMAAVDTMEVTLHGRGGHGSRPETTIDPVVMAAATVMRLQTVVSREIAPQDTAVVTVGSLHAGTKNNIIAAEATLGISVRSFNEEVRQRVLDGVHRIIRAESEASGAPKAPDMEWGERYPVTVNEPDATARVNAAFAAEFGEDKVLAPGALSGSEDVGNLATAAGAPLVYWMLGGADPETVFAAMAAGTADTDIPTNHSPFFAPLPQPTIDTGVRALVVAAREWLA; translated from the coding sequence ATGGATCTCGAAGCGCTGTACCGCGACCTGCACGCCCACCCCGAGCTCGCTTTCACCGAGCACCGCACGGCAGGCATCGTCGCCGACAACCTGACGGAGCTCGGCCTCGAGGTCCATACGGGCATCGCGACGACCGGCGTCGTCGGCGTGCTCCGCAACGGCGACGGCCCGACCGTCCTGCTGCGGGCCGACATGGATGCGCTCCCCGTCCGCGAGCAGACCGGGCTGCCGTGGGCGTCGACCGAGACGGTGACGGACGCGGCGGGCAACACCGTGCCGCTGATGCACGCTTGCGGCCACGACATCCACATCACCTGCCTGCTCGGCGCGGTGGAGTCGCTGAACGCGTCGCGGTCGGAGTGGTCCGGGACGCTGATCGCCCTCTTCCAGCCCGCCGAGGAGCACGGCGGCGGTGCGCAGGTGATGGTCGACGACGGCCTGTACGTGAAGATCCCGGTGCCAGATGTGGTGCTCGGCCAGCACGTGCTGCCGGCGCCTGCTGGCATGGTCGGAGCCCACCCCGGCGCCGCGATGGCCGCAGTGGACACCATGGAGGTGACGCTGCACGGTCGCGGCGGCCACGGCTCCCGCCCCGAGACCACCATCGACCCGGTCGTGATGGCCGCGGCGACGGTCATGCGGCTGCAGACGGTCGTGTCGCGCGAGATCGCGCCGCAGGACACCGCCGTCGTCACCGTCGGCAGCCTCCATGCCGGCACGAAGAACAACATCATCGCCGCGGAGGCGACCCTCGGGATCAGCGTGCGCAGCTTCAACGAGGAGGTGCGGCAGCGCGTGCTCGACGGCGTGCACCGCATCATCCGCGCGGAGTCGGAGGCGTCCGGAGCGCCGAAGGCGCCCGACATGGAGTGGGGCGAGCGCTACCCGGTGACGGTCAACGAGCCGGACGCCACGGCGCGCGTCAACGCCGCCTTCGCCGCCGAGTTCGGCGAGGACAAGGTGCTCGCGCCGGGGGCACTCTCCGGCAGCGAGGACGTCGGCAACCTGGCCACCGCCGCCGGAGCGCCGCTGGTCTACTGGATGCTCGGAGGGGCCGACCCGGAGACCGTCTTCGCCGCGATGGCCGCCGGGACCGCGGACACGGATATCCCGACGAACCACTCGCCTTTCTTCGCCCCGCTGCCGCAGCCGACGATCGACACAGGCGTGCGCGCACTGGTCGTGGCCGCGCGGGAGTGGCTGGCCTGA
- a CDS encoding MATE family efflux transporter, whose translation MSTILRRPVDREILRLAVPALGALIAEPVFLLADSAMVGHLGVEPLAGLGIASAVLQTIVGLMVFLAYSTTPAVARRLGAGDLHGAVAAGVDSCWLALALGVVLAAAGWAASPFLVGLFGASPGVTGQAEQYLSISMLGLPAMLIVYAATGVLRGLQDTRTPLAVAVAGFAANIVLNFVFIYVAGLGIAGSALGTVAAQWAMVAVYGVIVARHARRVGAPLLPHHAGIGRTARAGGWLFLRTASLRAAMLLAVFAATQLGPDELAAFQVTMTVFATLAFALDALAIAAQALIGKGLGEGDLKGVRTVLRRCIQWGIGAGAVLGVVTVALSPFAAALFTSDPSVAALLPLPLAIVGLGAPLGGYVFVLDGVLIGAGDARYLALTGLINVAVFVPLAIAAAAWGGHDVLGLAALTAAFALGYLGARAVTLGLRARGRVWMRAGASV comes from the coding sequence GTGAGCACCATCCTGCGCCGTCCCGTCGATCGCGAGATCCTGCGGCTCGCCGTCCCGGCGCTCGGCGCGCTGATCGCCGAGCCGGTGTTCCTGCTGGCCGACTCGGCGATGGTCGGGCACCTGGGCGTCGAGCCGCTGGCGGGACTCGGGATCGCCAGCGCGGTGCTCCAGACGATCGTCGGACTGATGGTGTTCCTCGCGTACAGCACGACGCCGGCGGTCGCGCGGCGGCTCGGCGCGGGCGACCTGCACGGCGCGGTCGCCGCCGGGGTCGACAGCTGCTGGCTCGCGCTCGCGCTCGGCGTGGTGCTCGCGGCGGCGGGATGGGCGGCGTCGCCGTTCCTCGTGGGGCTGTTCGGCGCCTCGCCCGGCGTGACGGGTCAGGCCGAGCAGTATCTCTCGATCTCGATGCTCGGGCTTCCGGCGATGCTCATCGTCTACGCCGCGACCGGCGTGCTGCGCGGCCTGCAGGACACCCGCACGCCCCTGGCGGTCGCGGTGGCGGGCTTCGCGGCGAACATCGTGCTCAACTTCGTCTTCATCTACGTCGCCGGCCTCGGGATCGCGGGCTCGGCGCTGGGAACGGTCGCGGCGCAGTGGGCGATGGTCGCCGTCTACGGGGTGATCGTCGCGCGGCATGCGCGGCGGGTGGGCGCGCCCCTCCTGCCCCACCACGCCGGGATCGGGCGGACGGCCCGGGCGGGTGGATGGCTGTTCCTTCGCACCGCGAGCCTGCGTGCGGCGATGCTGCTGGCGGTGTTCGCGGCCACGCAGCTCGGACCGGACGAGCTCGCCGCCTTCCAGGTGACCATGACCGTCTTCGCGACGCTCGCCTTCGCCCTCGACGCCCTGGCGATCGCCGCGCAGGCCCTGATCGGCAAGGGGCTGGGCGAAGGCGACCTGAAGGGCGTCCGCACGGTGCTGCGGCGATGCATCCAATGGGGCATCGGCGCCGGTGCGGTGCTCGGCGTGGTGACCGTCGCGCTGAGCCCGTTCGCCGCCGCGCTGTTCACCAGCGACCCGTCCGTCGCCGCACTGCTGCCGCTCCCCCTCGCGATCGTGGGCCTGGGCGCGCCGCTCGGCGGCTACGTCTTCGTGCTCGACGGAGTGCTCATCGGCGCCGGCGACGCGCGGTACCTGGCGCTGACCGGGCTCATCAACGTGGCGGTCTTCGTCCCGCTCGCGATCGCGGCGGCAGCCTGGGGCGGGCACGACGTGCTCGGGCTGGCGGCCCTGACGGCCGCGTTCGCGCTGGGCTACCTGGGTGCGCGCGCCGTCACGCTGGGCCTGCGCGCCCGGGGGCGGGTCTGGATGCGCGCGGGCGCCTCGGTCTGA